A region from the Mycolicibacterium litorale genome encodes:
- a CDS encoding tyrosine-type recombinase/integrase: protein MTKELSAAVDGGVWQLRGPAAERFGLVNDFLAHLADRNFSVHTCRAYAYDLLAFTRWLIDEQVDLAEVNVDVLLRFLTACREATLPGRPGGNVYSIRDGRNQGYAPATINRRLAAISSLFAFQEMRDPDARNPVSGGRSARLRSRGERSGLLAHIAKPKSRSQLRVREQRRLPRGLTRQESAALLGSFRSWRDRSIGGLMLMSGLRSTEVLSVRVADVDIARRWVRVLGKGSKERSVPIDTDVAGAIQTYLLVERPETDAEALFVVAKGVHRGQPLTAAGLRTVFRYHRERSGVSAGHPHALRHSFGTALAEAGVDLSVIQALMGHDHADSAAAYIHLAPTFLREEFDAARARLRSRS, encoded by the coding sequence ATGACGAAAGAGCTGTCTGCAGCCGTCGATGGCGGTGTGTGGCAGTTGCGTGGGCCGGCCGCCGAGCGGTTCGGATTGGTCAACGACTTTCTGGCACATCTGGCTGACCGCAACTTCTCGGTCCATACCTGCCGGGCCTACGCGTACGACCTGCTGGCGTTCACGCGGTGGCTGATTGACGAGCAGGTGGACCTGGCAGAGGTCAATGTTGATGTGCTGCTTCGGTTCCTGACTGCGTGTCGGGAGGCGACGCTGCCGGGCCGACCGGGTGGCAACGTGTATTCGATCCGCGATGGCCGCAATCAAGGTTATGCACCTGCAACGATTAATCGGAGACTGGCGGCGATCTCCAGTTTGTTCGCATTCCAGGAGATGCGCGACCCCGACGCGCGAAACCCGGTCAGTGGGGGTCGTTCGGCCCGATTGCGTTCGCGTGGAGAACGTTCCGGCCTGTTGGCCCATATCGCCAAGCCGAAGTCACGTTCCCAGCTGAGGGTCCGTGAGCAGCGGCGGCTGCCGCGCGGGTTGACCCGACAGGAGTCTGCGGCGCTGCTAGGCAGCTTCCGGAGCTGGCGCGATCGGTCCATCGGGGGCTTGATGCTGATGTCGGGGTTGCGGTCAACTGAAGTCCTATCAGTGCGCGTTGCCGATGTGGATATCGCCCGACGCTGGGTTCGGGTGCTCGGCAAGGGAAGCAAGGAACGGTCCGTACCGATCGACACCGACGTTGCCGGCGCGATCCAAACTTATCTACTGGTCGAGCGACCCGAGACAGATGCCGAGGCGTTGTTCGTCGTCGCCAAGGGCGTTCATCGCGGACAGCCGCTGACCGCGGCGGGACTGCGCACGGTATTTCGCTATCACCGTGAACGCTCCGGCGTCAGCGCCGGGCATCCACATGCGTTACGGCATTCGTTCGGCACCGCGCTGGCTGAAGCCGGGGTCGATCTGTCGGTGATCCAAGCACTGATGGGCCACGACCATGCTGATTCCGCCGCCGCCTACATCCATTTGGCCCCAACGTTTCTGCGTGAGGAGTTCGATGCCGCCCGTGCTCGCTTACGTTCCCGCTCCTGA
- a CDS encoding DDE-type integrase/transposase/recombinase — protein MSERLACRAVGLARSTYRRLPLSQTPTDPDDEMRAWLRAYATKHPCHGFRRAWAALRYDERREVNKKKIHRLWREEGLQVKVVSARKRAGVSSVPPVIADAPKVVWAIDFQFDSTIDGKAIKIASMIDEHTRESLLNLVERSITGEHLVEELTKVFAAASGPPKVLRLDNGPEMVSRALQRFCENKTGMVYIPPGCPHLTG, from the coding sequence ATGTCGGAACGGTTAGCGTGCAGAGCCGTTGGGCTGGCCCGCTCCACCTACCGCCGCCTGCCACTGTCACAGACCCCGACCGATCCGGACGACGAAATGAGGGCCTGGCTTCGCGCCTACGCCACCAAACACCCCTGCCATGGGTTCCGGCGCGCCTGGGCGGCGCTGCGTTACGACGAGCGCCGTGAGGTCAACAAGAAGAAGATCCACCGACTGTGGCGCGAAGAGGGCCTGCAGGTCAAGGTCGTCTCGGCTCGGAAGCGGGCCGGTGTTTCCTCGGTGCCGCCGGTCATCGCCGATGCGCCGAAGGTGGTGTGGGCAATCGACTTCCAGTTCGACTCCACCATCGATGGCAAGGCCATCAAGATCGCCTCGATGATCGACGAACACACCCGCGAGTCCCTGCTGAACCTGGTGGAGCGTTCCATCACCGGCGAGCATCTGGTCGAGGAACTGACCAAGGTGTTCGCCGCGGCCAGCGGCCCGCCGAAAGTACTACGCCTCGACAACGGTCCGGAAATGGTTTCCCGAGCGCTGCAACGGTTCTGCGAGAACAAGACCGGAATGGTCTACATCCCGCCGGGCTGCCCACACTTAACCGGCTAA
- a CDS encoding transposase codes for MAGRKRNSAEDIVRKLRRADELAAEGKTGEQIAAELQVSPATLYNWRRTYGGMDTDAAKELKELREQNARLKRLLADAELEKDALREVAKGKF; via the coding sequence ATGGCTGGTCGGAAGCGGAATTCCGCGGAGGACATCGTGCGCAAGCTGCGCCGGGCGGATGAACTGGCCGCCGAGGGCAAGACCGGCGAACAGATCGCTGCCGAGCTGCAGGTCTCGCCGGCGACGCTATACAACTGGCGCCGTACCTACGGCGGCATGGACACCGACGCGGCCAAGGAACTCAAGGAGCTGCGTGAGCAGAACGCCCGCCTCAAACGGCTGCTGGCCGACGCCGAGCTGGAGAAAGACGCCCTGCGGGAGGTCGCCAAGGGAAAATTCTGA
- a CDS encoding branched-chain amino acid aminotransferase: MTDGPLSFTVHRNGEPATDEVRAGILANPGFGRFHTDHMVSVDYTVDAGWHNAQVLPYGPIELDPSAVVLHYAQEIFEGLKAYRWADGSVVSFRPESNAARLRASARRLAIPELPDEVFLESLRQLIAVDEQWVPPAGGEESLYLRPFVIATEPGLGVRPANEYRYLLIGSPAGAYFPRGIKPVSVWLSHEYVRASPGGTGAAKFGGNYAASLLAQAQAAENGCDQVVWLDAIERRYVEEMGGMNLFFVFGSGGSARLVTPELSGSLLPGITRDSLLQLATDAGFAVEERKIDVDEWQKKAAAGEISEVFACGTAAVITPVSHVKHTEGEFTIADGEPGEVTMALRDTLTGIQRGTFADTHGWMAKLN; the protein is encoded by the coding sequence ATGACTGACGGCCCCCTTTCGTTCACCGTTCACCGCAACGGGGAACCGGCGACCGACGAGGTACGGGCCGGCATCCTGGCCAACCCGGGTTTCGGCCGTTTCCACACCGACCACATGGTGTCGGTCGACTACACCGTCGACGCCGGCTGGCACAACGCGCAGGTGCTGCCCTACGGCCCGATCGAACTCGACCCGTCGGCGGTCGTGCTGCACTACGCGCAGGAGATCTTCGAAGGGCTCAAGGCGTACCGGTGGGCCGACGGTTCGGTGGTGTCGTTTCGTCCGGAGTCCAACGCGGCGCGCCTGCGCGCTTCGGCCCGGCGGCTGGCCATCCCGGAACTGCCCGACGAGGTGTTCCTCGAATCGCTGCGCCAGCTCATCGCCGTCGACGAACAGTGGGTGCCCCCGGCCGGCGGCGAGGAGTCGCTGTACCTGCGGCCGTTCGTCATCGCGACCGAGCCCGGCCTCGGCGTCCGCCCGGCCAACGAGTACCGCTACCTGCTGATCGGCTCGCCCGCCGGGGCGTACTTCCCGCGCGGCATCAAACCGGTCAGCGTGTGGCTGTCCCACGAGTACGTGCGGGCCAGCCCGGGCGGCACCGGTGCGGCGAAGTTCGGCGGGAACTACGCGGCGTCGCTGCTCGCGCAGGCGCAGGCCGCGGAGAACGGCTGCGACCAGGTGGTGTGGCTCGACGCGATCGAACGCCGCTACGTCGAGGAGATGGGCGGAATGAATCTCTTCTTCGTGTTCGGCAGCGGCGGTTCGGCCCGGTTGGTCACGCCCGAGCTGAGCGGGTCGTTGCTGCCCGGCATCACGCGAGACTCGTTGCTGCAGTTGGCGACCGACGCCGGCTTCGCGGTCGAAGAGCGCAAGATCGACGTCGACGAGTGGCAGAAGAAGGCCGCCGCGGGCGAGATCAGCGAGGTGTTCGCGTGCGGCACCGCCGCGGTCATCACGCCGGTCAGCCACGTCAAGCACACCGAGGGTGAGTTCACCATCGCCGACGGCGAACCCGGTGAGGTCACGATGGCGCTGCGCGACACGCTCACCGGCATCCAGCGCGGGACGTTCGCCGACACCCACGGCTGGATGGCCAAGCTCAACTAG